The Triticum urartu cultivar G1812 chromosome 5, Tu2.1, whole genome shotgun sequence genome contains the following window.
CTCCCTTTCGCCACCCAAGTTCCCGTTCGGCGATCTCCGAACTTCTCCGGCATGGCGCACAGCGGATCTGACGACGACCAGTACGGATTCGTCGACTGGGGTGTCGTCCCGTGCGGTTTGGAGGAGGCAATGACCGTCCGAATTGCACGTTGCCGTTCCCGGGAGGACAACGCCCAGCCAACGGCAGGATCTGCCCTACGCAAGTCCAATCTTCCTTTCCCCATCACCGATTCGCTGAAGTATGAGTCCACCCGGGACTGGTGTGTCCGCCGTGGGCAGGAGGGGATGAGGGTGGGCAGGCCCACCTCGCAGCTGAAATGGTGGTGGCGGAGTCGGCTGATGCGGCGACGTGGGCTACGGCAGATGAGGAAGCCATCTGCGCCCGCATTGTAAAGAAGCAACAGCGAAGGAACACACACGCCCTCACCCGAGAGCAGAAATCGAGCGGTCCGTACCATCGTCGGACTGCCCCCTAAGGAGAAGAAGGAGCATAGTGATGGGTCGGACAGCTGCGGCTATGAGCAAATCCGGTTCGATCCATGTTTCGTCTTCGATCGCTACTTGCACGATAAGGACAACAAGGGCGCCAGAAAGGGCAAAGGCAGGCGTGGATGATCTTTTCCATAGGTAGCATGTAGGTTAAACATGTCAAATTTTGGTAGTCCGATGGCATGTACTGATGTAGTGGCCGGATGATGTGTCAATGCTTCGTTTACGTAGTTCCATGAGTTTATATGGATTTGAAGTATGCTAACTGAGGTGTTTAACTGTGAAATCGACTATCCAAGGTGTGATTGTTTACTGCCCGGATGCGTCCGCAGTCTTGAAGGATCGATTTGTCAGGTCCGGCCGTAGATACCCTAAGAACTTCCGTGGCGATCACAAAGAGCAAGAAGGAAATTGGATCCCCTGCCACAGTCCTCGCGTGAGAAAAGCTTCTTGCTGGAACCCCGTTCACAATCGGAATCGGTTTCGTGCTTACCAAGTACAATAGGATAGCCATCCATCTTTTTTTTTGCGAGAGATAGCTAGCCACCATCTTAACGAGTCAAAGCCTTTCACTATGTGTGTGTGTTTCCACTCTGTGTGTTGACTTTTTTTTTGTGTGTGGAAAAGGAGCTTTATTAAACAATGATAGGATTACAATTAGCAGCCAGCAAGTTATTCAGAGCATGTGGGGCATCTTGCAACCACAAGTCGGTTCGATGCTCCGCTCTCGACATATAAGCTAGCCGATCTGTAGCCCTATTCTGCAAACGATCAATACATAAGAAAACATGCTCCCTTTCACTCAACAACTCCTTAATCTCTTGTATCAATTGACTCTTGACTGATGTAGGACGGTAGGAGCATCGGTCAAGATCCTAAAGACTACTAGGAGACAGGGATATCACGCACACACTACACGCGCAGCACATGCTAACAATTCCACCACGCGGGCCCTAGTCCAGATTGCTTGGCTGCCACGCCTCACTCACAACCAGGTGACGCGGCCTCGGCTCCTCTCCGATAGCGATTGGCTCAGAATACTGGCCCACCACCGCACAGCTGGCACTCGGCCGTTGCGCGTCGACCGGAAAGCGAGCCCACCCCACCCCAGACCCCTCATCTCCGCCGTCCACCGCGCATCCAACGCCGCACGCACCCCCACCATAGGCGGTTCGCCGTCACACCGGCTTTCCTACCCCGAACCGCCTCCACTTGCCCCTATAAAACGAGCCCCGCCCACGCTCCCCTCTCCTCTTTTCCCAgacgcgcccctcccctccccctctctcctcctctcctctctcgCGGAGGGGACCGGATAAGATCGAGATCCCCTCCGCCTCCGGCGAGGTCGGTCGAAAATCCGAGGGGCGAGATGGACGCGCGGTTCGCGCACTCGCCGGCGGAGGCGGCCAAGGTGCAGCTGGTGCAGTTCGGCATCCTCAGCCCCGACGAAATCGTAATGccccgcctcccgccgccgccttgcTTTGCTCTGTTTCGTTCCTCTTCTCTCTCTGCTTTCGGGTGGAGTCGGAAGTAGCAACTCGAGCGGGTCTGGTTTGTGTGGTTGGGCTAGTTTCCGGTCGAACTCGAAATCTGAGATGAACGAACGAACCGCCATGGGGGCACGGCGCCGGTGCTGGTTGTTAGCTTCAAATCTGCGGTGTCAGTTTGGGGAGGGAACTGGTTTCCGGTCGAAGTCTGGATGGATGTATGAACGAACTGGTTGTTGGATTTGATGTGTGGTGTCGGTTTGGTTGGGCTGCGAACGAACTGGCCGAGTTAGATGAAGCAGAATCATTGTAACTTACCCAAGTTCAAAATTACGAAAAAGTGAAAAACCAACTTACCAAGGGTGGTTGTTAATTCTGACAGAGGGAACAGTACCTGTGGTTGCTGTTTGGCTGAGTCGGTGTGCGTTTTGCTAACTCGAACAGGGAACTAGTAGTTGAACTCGAGCAGGATTAATTACTACTTGGTTTTAACTCGTGACATTCATGGTTCGTTTTGAGTTACAAGTTGTGCTCGGTGTGTCAATATCAACACTACTGAAGTGGGGTCCGAAATTTGGTCAAGTTGAACTTGGCATGCAGTTGTATCACATATGGGACACAAAAAAAGTTTTGACCCGTCTAACAAAATGCTAATAAATGCTCTTATTAACTGCTGTAAGTTATTTGGATAACTCTGAGCTTGGCAGTTTGCACAGTTTTGGGTATAACAACTGCTGATACACATGATTTTACTACAGTATGCCAGCCCTTTGATTGGGCCATGATCAATACAAGTTTGAATAAAAGTACACACGTCTGGTGCTACTTGCAGAAGTACGTGTAATAAGATGGATTTGGCAGGGTTTAACAATTTAATGGCTGGGTTTAAATGAACATTGACCATTGTAATGATGGCAGGTGGTCAGTAATGTGTAGGTATCACAAATTTTAGGATGAATCGAATTTGACAGATTCTGTGTTGCTTTGCTTGTTTGCAGAGACAAATGTCGGTGGCGGTGATAGAGCATGCAGAGACCATGGAGAAGGGGAAGCCCAAGCCTGGTGGTCTGAGCGACCCTCGCCTGGGCACCATTGACCGCAGAACCAAGTGCGAGACATGCATGGCCGGGATGGCCGAGTGCCCGGGCCACTTCGGCCACCTCGAGCTCGCAAAGCCCATGTTCCACATCGGCTTCATCAAGACCGTGCTCTCCATCATGCGCTGCGTCTGCTTCAACTGCTCCAAGATCCTCGCCGACGAGGATGAGGATGAGGTCTCCTTTCCTTTTAAGACATGTACCTGCGCATTAAGTATTTAAGTTTACCAGGTTAATTGTTGGTCGGTGCATATCATCATCTAGCTAAACTGACATCATAATAATCTTAGTTCTCACCATTCACTAGCTATATTTATGTTTGTCCAATTCTGCACCTGTTCACTCAACATGCATGGTAAATTTGAACTTTATAGAATCTTTCCGACGGTTTGGTGTGATGGACCTGTAGATGCAATTGCTTTAGATAGACttgttgcatctctgttatggaCCTGGAACTCACATCCGAAGCCAAGAATATTTTTGTGAATTTTCGGTCTCTTTGATAGAGCCTGCTATTGGTAGAACAAAATAAGAATGCATTGATGACGTGCCCCCCTAGCAGTGCATGTTTCATCAGTTGTTGTCTTTGGTAAAATAATCAAGTACCATGGAGCATAATTAATTACAAACAACTTTACAGTTTCATCTGAACCAATTCTGAAAAGGTTGTTCTTGCATGTTAGCTGCTAATTAAGCACTGTCATAGGGTGGGCATCTATATATCCTTGTGTGCCTGAGTGCCTCTCTTGATCTTGGCATGTTATTGACCAGTCTGGTATCTCTTGCAGAAGGGTAATAACAAGTTCAAGCAGGCTCTGAAAATCAAGAACCCAAAAAATAGATTACGAAAAATACAGGAGGCTTGCAAGAGCAAAAAGGTTTGCTCTGCGGGTGAGGATGATCTTGAGGGTCAGGACACCGATGAGCCAGTGAAGAAAAGAGGTGGCTGTGGTGCTCAGCAGCCAAAGATCACAGTTGATGGTATGAAGATGGTTGCAGAGTTTAAAGCAACAAACAAGAAGAACGGCGATCAAGATCAACTCCCTGAACCAGTGGAGCGAAAGCAAATTCTCTCTGCCAATAGGGTATGTACACTATTATCTTTATTTACTCCATTAAATACTAGGTTATAAAAAAATCATCTAACCACCTCATGGTAAATTTCTTGGGGCAGGTTCTTAATGTTCTCAAGCGCATAAGTGATGAGGATTGTCTTTTGTTGGGCCTGGATCCTAAATATGCTCGTCCTGATTGGATGATACTGCAAGTCCTTCCAATTCCTCCGCCGCCTGTGAGACCATCTGTCATGATGGACACTTACTCCAGAAGTGAGGTTAGCCCAGTACTAGTAAATTATGACTACGAATCCAATGGTTTGTTGGTTGACATGGCAGATGGCACCCTTTCACTCACTGTTTGTTTATCTTGCCGGTTCCTACAGGACGATTTGACTCATCAATTAGCGATGATAATTCGGCATAATGAGAATCTGAGGAGGCAAGAGAGAAATGGAGCCCCAGCCCACATTATAACAGAGTTTGCTCAGTTGTTGCAGTTTCACATTGCAACATACTTCGACAATGATCTTCCAGGGCAACCAAGGGTGAGTAGTCAGTCTACAAGTGCACTTTCCACATTAATTAATCACTAATGCTATGTGGTTGACCTGATTATCTTCTGCCGAAATATTCAGGCCACTCAGCGTTCTGGAAGGCCTATCAAGTCAATCTGCAGCAGGCTGAAAGCAAAAGAAGGCCGGGTTAGAGGAAACTTAATGGGGAAGCGCGTTGATTTCTCAGCTCGTACCGTCATCACACCAGACCCGAATATCAACATTGATGAATTGGGGGTGCCATGGAGTATTGCTTTGAATCTGACATACCCAGAAACTGTTACTCCATATAACATCGAGAGGTACGTAATTTATTTGCCATTAACATGTAATCACTGTTCTTTCattgatactccctctgttcacaaatataagatgttctaacttttttGTGAATCGGATGTATAGACacgttttagtgtgtttgttcactcatttcagtccgtatgtagtccatattgaaatatccaaaacatcttacatttgtgaatggagggagtatttgatAAGTCATGTCTAAATCTGATCTGATTATACCAGGTTGAAAGAACTGGTAGAATATGGGCCTCACCCTCCCCCAGGTAAGACAGGTGCCAAGTACATTATCAGGGAAGATGGCCAGAGGCTGGATCTTCGCTATCTGAAGAAAAGTAGTGATCAGCATTTGGAGCTGGGTTACAAGGTTAGTACTAACAGTCACAGTTGCAGCATCCACTATTTTAACTAATGGTGACATCACAAAAAGTGCTCACCCATTTTGTGCTTGACTTCTCAGGTGGAAAGGCACCTTGTTGATGGAGATTTTGTTCTTTTCAACCGGCAGCCCAGTCTTCACAAAATGTCTATCATGGGGCATCGCATCAAAATCATGCCCTACTCAACTTTCCGCCTCAACTTGTCTGTCACATCACCATACAATGCAGATTTTGATGGGGAtgaaatgaatatgcatgttccCCAGTCATTTGAAACCAGAGCTGAGGTTTTAGAGTTGATGATGGTGCCAAAGTGTATTGTGTCACCTCAGGCGAATAAACCTGTTATGGGTATTGTCCAGGACACACTTCTTGGCTGTCGAAAAATTACCAAAAGGGATACTCTCATCGAAAAGGTGAACTAACAATACTCCTTAAACAACACCTTCAGTAGTAGTATTGTCtctgtagttttgtagcttataaCTAATGTTGTGAAATTTCTTCCAGGATGTATTTATGAACATCTTAATGTGGTGGGAAGATTTTGATGGGAAGGTCCCTACCCCTGCCATTTTGAAACCAAAGCCGATTTGGACAGGCAAACAAGTTTTCAACTTGATTATCCCCAAGCAAATCAATTTAATTAGATTTTCAGCCTGGCATGATGCTGATGCTGAAAAAGAAAGCGGATATATTACTCCCAGCGATACTATGGTACGGATAGAGAAGGGAGAGCTTCTGTCTGGTATACTTTGCAAAAAAACACTTGGGACATCAATGGGAAGTCTTATTCATGTTATTTGGTAAGTTATAAAAGTCGTACTGCAGTTTCTCTTTTTAGTACAGATGTTCTCCACTGCTAAATAATAATTTTGGTTTAACTGTTTGCAGGGAAGAGGTAGGGCCAGATGCTGCGCGCAAGTTCTTGGGTCATACACAGTGGCTGGTCAACTACTGGCTTCTGCAAAATGGTTTCAGTATTGGAATCGGGGATACAATTGCAGATGCAGGTACTATGGGTAAGATTAATGATACAATTGCAGATGCTAAGAAGGCTGTGAATGAGCTTATCAAGGAAGCGCGTGACAAGAAGTTGGAACCTGAGCCAGGACGCACAATGATGGAATCATTTGAAAATAGAGTGAATCATGTACTACTGCTGAATGACATTGTTTGGTTATTTCATCGTCAGTTTCTTTGGTAGACCTGTTTTGACATATCCGTTTTCCATGCTAGGTTCTTAACAAGGCTCGTGATGATGCTGGTAGTAGTGCTCAGAAGAGTTTGTCTGAGAGCAACAATTTGAAAGCTATGGTTACTGCAGGCTCAAAAGGCAGTTTCATTAATATTTCGCAGATGACTGCTTGCGTCGGACAGCAGAATGTTGAGGGCAAGAGGATCCCATTTGGATTTGCTGGTCGTACATTGCCCCACTTCTCGCAAAATGACAACGGTCCCGAAAGCCGTGGATTCGTGCAGAACTCTTACCTTCGAGGCCTGACACCAGAGGAATTCTTCTTCCATGCTATGGGTGGTAGAGAAGGTTTGATCGATACTGCTGTAAAAACTTCTGAGACTGGATATATTCAGCGGAGGCTCGTGAAGGCCATGGAggacatcatggtgaaatatgaTGGTACCGTGAGGAACTCCCTGGGTGATGTCATTCAGTTCTTGTATGGAGAAGATGGCATGGATGCTGTTTGGATTGAACCGCAGAAATTGGACACCCTGGGGATGAAAAAGGCCGAGTTTGACAACGTATTTCGTTACAAACTGGATGATGAGAACTGGAGGCCCACTTACATGTCGCCTGAACAAGCTGATGATTTGAAGACCATTCGTGATATCAGAATTGTGTTTGAGGCAGAGATTCAGAAATTAGAAGCTGACAGATTACAGCTTGGGACTGAAATTGCCGCGACTGGCGACATTACATGGCCTATGCCTGTCAACCTCAAGCGGCTTATCTGGAATGCTCAAAAGACTTTCAAGATTGATTTGAGAAGACCTTCTGACATGCACCCGATGGAAATTGTGGAAGCAATGGATAAGTTGCAAGAAAGACTCAAGGTTGTCCCAGGAGACGATGCCATGAGCATCGAGGCTCAGAAGAATGCTACTCTGCTCTTCAATATCCTGCTCCGTAGCACATTTGCTAGTAAGAGGATATTGAAAGAATACAAGCTCACAAGGGAATCTTTCGAATGGGTCATCGGTGAGATAGAATCGAGATTCCACCAGTCTTTGGTAGCTCCTGGTGAGATGATTGGATGCGTAGCTGCACAGTCCATTGGAGAACCAGCAACTCAGATGACGCTGAATACTTTCCATTATGCTGGTGTTAGCGCCAAGAATGTCACCCTTGGTGTCCCCAGGTTAAGGGAGATCATTAACGTCGCCAAGAAGATAAAGACCCCGTCGTTGTCTGTTTTCCTAAAGCCTGAGGTGAGCAAGAAGAAAGAATTGGCCAAGAATGTCCAGTGTGCCTTGGAGTACACTACGCTACGTAGCGTGACCCATGCCACCGAGATATGGTATGATCCTGATCCTCTAGGAACCACCATTGAAGAGGATGTGGAATTTGTCAAGTCATATTATGAAATGCCTGATGAGGATATTGACCCGGATAAGCTGTCTCCTTGGCTGCTGCGTATCGAACTGAACCGTGAGATGATGGTAGATAAGAGGTTGAGCATGGCTGAAATTGCAGAGAAGATCAGACATGAATTTGATGATGACTTGTCATGCATATTCAATGATGATAACGCGGATAAGCTCATTCTTCGTATCCGCATTAAAAATGATGATGAAACTCCAAAAcaggatgaggatgatgatgtctTCCTCAAGAAGGTTGAGAGTAACATGTTGACTGAGATGGCCCTTGGAGGCATTGCAGATATTAACAAGGTCTTCATCAAAGAGAAGAAGGTGAATAGATTTGATGAAAATGATGGTTTCACTCAAAAAGAAGAGTGGATGCTTGATACAGAAGGTGTAAACCTCTTGGCAGTGATGTGCCACGAGGATGTTGACGCTACAACGACAAGGAGTAACCATCTGATCGAAGTGATTGAGGTTCTTGGGATCGAGGCTGTCCGCAGGTCTCTCTTGGATGAGCTGAGGGTGGTGATATCTTTTGATGGGTCCTATGTGAACTACAGGCATCTGGCCATTCTCTGCGATACCATGACATACAGAGGTCACCTGATGGCTATTACTAGGCACGGTATCAATCGTAATGACACAGGACCTCTCATGAGATGTTCTTTTGAAGAAACAGTGGATATCTTGCTTGATGCTGCTGTGTATGCGGAGTCTGATTACCTGAGAGGTGTCACCGAGAACATTATGCTTGGCCAGCTCGCTCCTATTGGTACAGGAGGCTGTGGATTGTATCTGAATGAGGAGATGCTGAAGCAGGCCATTGAGCTTCAACTCCCGAGCTATGTTGAAGGTCTGGACTATGGCTATGGCATGGCATCAGCGCATTCATCCATCTCCGGGACACCGTACCATGATGGAGGAATGATGTCGCCAGTGCTGAGTCCAAATTTCCGGGCTTCCCCCGTTACAGGTGCTCAGTTCTCGCCATATGTTGGGGGCATGGCATTCTCTCCCGTCCCATCAAACTACAGCCAATCCTATACGTCTGGCCCTCCTTCCTACAGTCCGACCAGTCTATCATACTCGCCAACATCGCCAATCTATAGTCCGGTATCGCCGATCTGTAGTTCGGCATCGACAGTTTATAGTCCAACATCCCCAGTTTATAGCCCGACATCCCTTTCATATAGCCCAACATCGCCAGTTTATAGTCCAACATCGCCAGTTTATAGCCGGACATCTCTTGCATACAGCCCCACGTCACCATCCTATAGTCCAACATCGCCACTCTATAGCCCAACATCACCATCATACAGTCCTACATTGCCCTCATCATACAGCCCTACGTCGCCTGGTTACAGCCCGACGTCACCGAGCTACAGCCCGACATCACCGAACTACAGCCCTACGTCACCGAACTACAGCCTGACATCACCGAGCTACAGCCCTACTTCACCGAACTACTGCCCGACGTCACCGAGCTACAGCCCTACTTCACCGAACTACTGCCCGACGTCACCGAGCTACAGCC
Protein-coding sequences here:
- the LOC125511225 gene encoding DNA-directed RNA polymerase II subunit RPB1-like — its product is MDARFAHSPAEAAKVQLVQFGILSPDEIRQMSVAVIEHAETMEKGKPKPGGLSDPRLGTIDRRTKCETCMAGMAECPGHFGHLELAKPMFHIGFIKTVLSIMRCVCFNCSKILADEDEDEKGNNKFKQALKIKNPKNRLRKIQEACKSKKVCSAGEDDLEGQDTDEPVKKRGGCGAQQPKITVDGMKMVAEFKATNKKNGDQDQLPEPVERKQILSANRVLNVLKRISDEDCLLLGLDPKYARPDWMILQVLPIPPPPVRPSVMMDTYSRSEDDLTHQLAMIIRHNENLRRQERNGAPAHIITEFAQLLQFHIATYFDNDLPGQPRATQRSGRPIKSICSRLKAKEGRVRGNLMGKRVDFSARTVITPDPNINIDELGVPWSIALNLTYPETVTPYNIERLKELVEYGPHPPPGKTGAKYIIREDGQRLDLRYLKKSSDQHLELGYKVERHLVDGDFVLFNRQPSLHKMSIMGHRIKIMPYSTFRLNLSVTSPYNADFDGDEMNMHVPQSFETRAEVLELMMVPKCIVSPQANKPVMGIVQDTLLGCRKITKRDTLIEKDVFMNILMWWEDFDGKVPTPAILKPKPIWTGKQVFNLIIPKQINLIRFSAWHDADAEKESGYITPSDTMVRIEKGELLSGILCKKTLGTSMGSLIHVIWEEVGPDAARKFLGHTQWLVNYWLLQNGFSIGIGDTIADAGTMGKINDTIADAKKAVNELIKEARDKKLEPEPGRTMMESFENRVNHVLNKARDDAGSSAQKSLSESNNLKAMVTAGSKGSFINISQMTACVGQQNVEGKRIPFGFAGRTLPHFSQNDNGPESRGFVQNSYLRGLTPEEFFFHAMGGREGLIDTAVKTSETGYIQRRLVKAMEDIMVKYDGTVRNSLGDVIQFLYGEDGMDAVWIEPQKLDTLGMKKAEFDNVFRYKLDDENWRPTYMSPEQADDLKTIRDIRIVFEAEIQKLEADRLQLGTEIAATGDITWPMPVNLKRLIWNAQKTFKIDLRRPSDMHPMEIVEAMDKLQERLKVVPGDDAMSIEAQKNATLLFNILLRSTFASKRILKEYKLTRESFEWVIGEIESRFHQSLVAPGEMIGCVAAQSIGEPATQMTLNTFHYAGVSAKNVTLGVPRLREIINVAKKIKTPSLSVFLKPEVSKKKELAKNVQCALEYTTLRSVTHATEIWYDPDPLGTTIEEDVEFVKSYYEMPDEDIDPDKLSPWLLRIELNREMMVDKRLSMAEIAEKIRHEFDDDLSCIFNDDNADKLILRIRIKNDDETPKQDEDDDVFLKKVESNMLTEMALGGIADINKVFIKEKKVNRFDENDGFTQKEEWMLDTEGVNLLAVMCHEDVDATTTRSNHLIEVIEVLGIEAVRRSLLDELRVVISFDGSYVNYRHLAILCDTMTYRGHLMAITRHGINRNDTGPLMRCSFEETVDILLDAAVYAESDYLRGVTENIMLGQLAPIGTGGCGLYLNEEMLKQAIELQLPSYVEGLDYGYGMASAHSSISGTPYHDGGMMSPVLSPNFRASPVTGAQFSPYVGGMAFSPVPSNYSQSYTSGPPSYSPTSLSYSPTSPIYSPVSPICSSASTVYSPTSPVYSPTSLSYSPTSPVYSPTSPVYSRTSLAYSPTSPSYSPTSPLYSPTSPSYSPTLPSSYSPTSPGYSPTSPSYSPTSPNYSPTSPNYSLTSPSYSPTSPNYCPTSPSYSPTSPNYCPTSPSYSPTSPNYCPTSPSYSPTSPNYCPTSPSYSPTSPNYCPTSPSYSPTSPNYCPTSPSYSPTSPNYCPRSPSYSPTSPSYSPSHAYSPSSPKMMSPYSQAPPNYSPASPTYSPTSPSYAQPSPSYSPTSPHTTSGGPSPDYSPTSPNYSPSASYSPSSTGPQTTDMDDETAT